In Camelus ferus isolate YT-003-E chromosome 21, BCGSAC_Cfer_1.0, whole genome shotgun sequence, the DNA window GCTCAGCCCCTCCACTTGTGCCAAGGAATGTGCCTGGGAGAGGCAGCCTGAGAAGCAGGCAGGGCAGCAGAGCCGCAGCCACCCGGAGGCAGCACACAGGTCTGGGGCTGAGGGGCACGGGGCTCAGGAGGGACAGGGACCCCGAATGCCCTCAGAAGGTACTAGGGTAGTCCTCAGAGAAGAGCCAGGCATCCCTCTAATTCGCTGTCCCACCGGTGGCATCTGGCCTCTCCAGAAACTCTCCCCAGTGCCCTGAATTTTCTGTGCTCAGCCCAGGCACCACGGGCCAAGGGGCTTTCTGGTGGTGGCAATGGTGGGGTGTGCTTGGGCTCTCTCTGTGCTGCCTCCATAAGTCAGCGTTCTCCTGAAACAAATTGGGGGTTGGGCCTGAATCCAGGGTCCAGGGTTACCGTCCAGCTGAGGCAGCCTTCTGAGGGGGACCCTCTATCACTCCTTGCTGAGTTGAGGCTGACCAGCCCCTCTCAGTGGGGGAACTGAATGCCCTCGTGCTAGGATGGGGAGGGTTGGGGTTATGTGATAtgggggccaggccagcctcccCTGGCCTGAAGGAAGCAGCTTGGTGGCCAGCTACCACCCACACgtatgtgtgtatgcgtgtgcacACAGCCCACTCTGGGTCTCAGTGACCGGGTCCAGCCTAGACCTGGGTGAAAAGGGACCCGTGGATGGGGGCAGATACCTAATTTCCAACCCCCTGCCCTTTGTCTCCAGGTCAACGTGGAGGTGCCGGGCCACCATGCTCAGTCTCAAGCTGCCCCAGCTCCTTCGAGTCCACCAGGTCCCCAGGGTGAGGGCCTTAACTCACTGACTCCTACCTCCCAGGAGACTGACTGGGGCAGATGTTCTCTTTTTGCAAGTGCAGAAGTCCCTACTGCAGGCTAACTCTTATCCCTGCCATTTCGGTGTGGGACTCTTATGTTCTCTAAGGAACAGGCTATGACCTGCTCCCTAGAGCCCAGAACGCTCCTTCATCCAATGTCCCCTTCCCCAGAGCACTCTGCGTCCAACTACCCCATCCTATCTTGCCCCTTTATTCTGCCTCTTCTGTTTCTCACCTGCTCTCTGGGTATTGGAACCTGTGGTGTGATGAGGTCGGATTTTAGCTTGGCTTTGGGTCCTTTGTGACCTCCAGCCCATTCTCTTCAACCCTGCCTCCAGAGATCTCTCTTGGACAAAAAGGCTGGGGCTCAGtaactcccctcctctcccctccgccCCCACTCCACCAGGTGTTCTGGGAAGACGGCATCATGTCTGGCTACCGCCACCCTACCAGCTCGGCCTTAGACTGTGTCCTCAGCTCCTTCCAGATGACCAACGAGACCGTCAACATCTGGACTCACTTCCTGCCCACCTGGTGAGGGAAGCTCTGTCCCAGGCTTCGGTCTCGAGCTCAGAGGGGGTACTCAGGCGGGCCGGGACGGCCCAGGCCCGCGGGCTGCAGCGGGAGTCGTGGGGCTCCGGCGACCTGAGCACGTGCCCGCCGCAGGTACTTCCTGTGGCGCCTCCTGGCGCTGGCCGGGGGCCCGGGCTTCCGGTCGGAGCCCTACCACTGGCCGCTGCTCGTCTTCCTGCTGCCCGCCTGCCTCTACCCGTTTGCGTCGTGCTGTGCGCACACCTTCAGCTCCATGTCGCCCCGCGCGCGTCACATCTGCTACTTCCTGGACTACGGGGCGCTCAGCCTCTACAGCCTGGGTGAGCCAGGCGGCGACGGCGGGCGCGGGGCGGAGCGGGGCGTTCCGGGGCAGGGCGGGGTGTGGCGCGGGGGTCTCCGCCCAGAGCGCGTCCTTCGGGCCTCAGCTCCCGCCCCGCGTCCCCCTAGGCTGCGCCTTCCCCTACGCCGCCTACTCCATGCCGGCCCCCTGGCTGCACAGCCGCCTGCACCAGCTCTTTGTGCCCGCCGCCGCACTCAATTCCTTCCTGTGCACCGGCCTGTCCTGCTACTCCCGGTAGGTTCTCTGCCAGGGGTGAAGGGGaaggcggcgggggcgggggcacaCGGGGCAGGGCACTCACAAACATTTGGACTCCCAGGATTTGTGGGAGACCAGCGATCATGTGCCTCAGCCTCACTGCTCTTGAACAACAGTAGTAACAACAGGACCATTTATTGAGGACCATACTGTGCCCAGACTCTGCACTGTCTCTAATTCTCACAGCCACCTAAGAGGCAGGCTtctagccccattttacagatgtggtcACTTACAAAGGAGTCATGTACCCTAAGGGCTTTCGTAGCCACTAAGCTACACTGACATTCTATCTTGGTCAAAGGTCCCTTGCCCtcctctgacccccaccccagcacaagGATGGTGATCAgcctttccctcccacctcccagattCCCAGAGCTAGAAAGGCCTGGACTCAGTAAGATCCTTCGCACAGCTGCCTTCACCTATCCCTTCCTGTTCGACAACCTCCCGCTCTTCTATCGGGTAAGGCTCCTGCTTTCCTGCCCTGACCCCTACAGTGCCCACTTCCAGTCCTGCCCACTCAGTCCCAGCACCCAGTCCAGCTGtgtcctcccctccaccccccaccagaTCTCAGACACATGGTGTCCACTCCCAAAGCCCCTCCCTGCCAAACCGCCTTTTCCTTTGCCAGCTCAGCCTGTGCTGGGGCAGGGCCCACAGCTGTGGACAGGAGGCGCTGAGCACCAGCCACGGCTACCACCTCTTCTGCGCACTGCTCACTGGCTTCCTCTTCGCCTCCCACCTACCTGAGCGGCTGGCACCAGGACGCTTTGATTACATTGGTGAGAGCAGGCCTGGTCTGGCCCGGGAGGGGAGCATTTGGGGTGAGTCTGGATTAGTCAGCTCCTCAGAGCGCAGAGTGAATTGAGTAAAGGAGCGTGTCCCTGGCAGGGTCCTCAgggtccagccccagccctcagaTACAGCAAAACCAGTAGCATGTCTGCTGGGGCTCTGTGCACCCCAGCTCACTCACTCCTGTCAATAATCCTGGGAATCAGGTTTCTTATTCCCAGTTTTAGGAGAGTAGCAAGCCCAGAGAATGGGGTGCTTGCCAAGGGTCACAGGATGAGTCGGGGCAGCCCTGGGGACGGGGTTTGTGCCCTGACCTGCCTACCCTCCCCACAGGCCACAGCCACCAGCTATTCCACATCTGTGCAGTGCTGGGCACCCATTTCCAGCTGGAGGCGGTGCTGGCTGATATGGGATCTCGCCGAGCCTGGCTGGCTACGCAGGAATCGCCCCTGGGCCTGGCGGGCACAGTGGCCACACTGGGCTTGGCGGTGGCCGGGAATCTGCTCATCATTGCCACTTTCACAGCTTCCCTATTCCGGGCCCCCAGTACATGCCCCCTGCTGCAGGGCGGCCCACTGGAGGCGGGTACAAAGGCCAAACTACAGTGAGGCCCCAGCTCTGAGCctgccctggagggaggcagaggccaggccccAGTGCTGGCAGGAGACCAGACCCAACCAGGCCTGATAAGGTGCGGGCACATCTGAGCCTGGAACCAAGAGTGGCTGAGGAGAGAGTGCAGAggtgagaagggagaggagaggagaggggctggggggccgGGTGAGAGCaggagggtcagggagggggcTCTTGATGGGGTGGAGGAAGTGCTGAGGGTCTGAGAGGGGAGGTGCGTGTGTCCAGGCTGGAGCTGCCCCACCCACCTCAGAGGCTGGGATAGGGAGGTGTTGGACCCTTTTATCAGGTCCCATTTCTGGTGCTCCTGGAGTCTCTGCTCAGCCCAGGGAAGAACTAACATGACTAACCCAGGCCCACCCCAAATGCTCTGTAACCAGGCCAGGAGGCCTGCTATTGCCCCCTACCCCTAAGCCAGGCAGTACCGTCTGCCGGCAGCTGTTTGCCTACAGAGATAAGGCCTGTCCGCTCATAGCCATGCACTCCAGGTGTCCAGGAGTGCATGGGGTCTGGCCTATTTGGGTGTGTCATGGATGGCGCAGTGGGTTGAGGTGGGGAAGGTTCTGGCCTATAGAGGGGAACCCTAGTTAGACTTTAGGAAGCCACCTTCAGTGCTTCTGGAATGAGGCagggacaaataaataaatcaacaacaGACTTTGGGGAGCACTTTCTGGGACTGAAAAAGATAAAACCTCCTTTCCACTCCCCATCCTCCCAACGCCTCCTCCTCATACTCCATAGATGGACAAAGAATCAGTTCCACCACTAGTTCCTCTTCTGGAGTTTATTCTGGAGCAGCTGGAATGATGGGGACCTCACACTTGCAGGGCAGGGAGGTCCgggcgaggggaggggaaggggtccTGGAGAGGAGCCAGCGCTGGGGGCTGccagccaggccagcagggctgcGAGCTCTAGGTTGTGCCGTAGAAGCGCCGGTAGGCCTCCTGGAAGCCCATTTGGTCAGCCAGCTCATCACAGTCCG includes these proteins:
- the PAQR6 gene encoding membrane progestin receptor delta — protein: MLSLKLPQLLRVHQVPRVFWEDGIMSGYRHPTSSALDCVLSSFQMTNETVNIWTHFLPTWYFLWRLLALAGGPGFRSEPYHWPLLVFLLPACLYPFASCCAHTFSSMSPRARHICYFLDYGALSLYSLGCAFPYAAYSMPAPWLHSRLHQLFVPAAALNSFLCTGLSCYSRFPELERPGLSKILRTAAFTYPFLFDNLPLFYRLSLCWGRAHSCGQEALSTSHGYHLFCALLTGFLFASHLPERLAPGRFDYIGHSHQLFHICAVLGTHFQLEAVLADMGSRRAWLATQESPLGLAGTVATLGLAVAGNLLIIATFTASLFRAPSTCPLLQGGPLEAGTKAKLQ